In the Chlorobium limicola DSM 245 genome, one interval contains:
- the tpiA gene encoding triose-phosphate isomerase: MKRTNIVAGNWKMNLTIAESVELASAVIAELGSGFSGCEAGIAPTCPALFETGKLLASGSLFLAAQNCHYENDGAFTGEVSARMILGAGCTYVIIGHSERRQLFGETDEIVNRKVSKALQEGLRVILCVGETLEEREGGITGDVVTRQVKAGLAGIAGIGDLVIAYEPVWAIGTGKTASSEQAQEVHALIRKTVSELYGAEAADGLRIQYGGSVKPSNAAELFAMPDIDGGLIGGASLNAADFAAIVKAAC; the protein is encoded by the coding sequence ATGAAGCGTACAAACATTGTTGCAGGTAACTGGAAAATGAATTTGACCATTGCCGAGTCCGTGGAGCTTGCTTCTGCGGTTATCGCAGAGCTTGGCAGCGGTTTTTCAGGGTGTGAAGCCGGCATCGCTCCAACCTGTCCCGCTCTTTTCGAGACCGGAAAATTACTCGCATCGGGTTCTCTTTTTCTTGCCGCACAAAACTGCCACTACGAAAACGATGGCGCCTTTACCGGAGAGGTATCTGCAAGGATGATTCTCGGTGCCGGCTGCACTTACGTTATTATCGGTCATTCCGAGCGTCGTCAGCTTTTCGGTGAGACGGATGAAATCGTCAACCGCAAGGTCTCCAAAGCGCTTCAGGAAGGGCTCAGGGTCATTCTCTGTGTCGGCGAAACGCTCGAAGAGCGAGAAGGCGGTATTACCGGCGATGTGGTGACCCGTCAGGTCAAGGCAGGTCTTGCCGGCATTGCCGGCATCGGTGATCTGGTGATCGCGTATGAGCCGGTATGGGCCATCGGTACAGGCAAAACAGCCTCTTCCGAGCAGGCGCAGGAAGTGCATGCTCTTATTCGCAAGACGGTCAGTGAGCTTTATGGAGCAGAGGCTGCCGACGGTCTTCGTATCCAGTACGGAGGAAGCGTGAAGCCTTCGAACGCTGCGGAACTGTTTGCCATGCCGGACATCGACGGCGGGCTTATCGGCGGTGCGAGCCTCAATGCAGCGGATTTTGCCGCTATCGTCAAGGCTGCCTGCTGA
- the greA gene encoding transcription elongation factor GreA, with protein MSDRIYLTRDGYNRLKEELYVLIHQTRKEVLEKIAEARSHGDLSENAEYDAAREQQSQTEARIADLENKLSTATILDPKLIKTDKVYILTSVKLKNLQVEDEVIEYTLVSSEEADTDLGKISVRSPVGRSLIGKTVGDKVHITVPKGELHFEILDIFVK; from the coding sequence ATGAGTGACAGAATTTACCTGACAAGAGATGGATACAACCGGCTCAAAGAGGAGCTGTATGTGTTGATTCATCAAACCAGAAAGGAGGTTCTGGAAAAAATTGCGGAAGCCCGCTCTCATGGAGATCTGAGTGAAAATGCAGAGTACGATGCAGCAAGAGAGCAGCAGTCACAAACCGAAGCCCGTATAGCCGATCTCGAAAACAAGCTTTCCACAGCAACCATACTCGATCCAAAGCTGATCAAGACCGACAAGGTGTACATCCTTACCTCTGTCAAGCTGAAAAATCTGCAGGTCGAAGACGAAGTTATCGAATACACCCTTGTATCGTCTGAGGAGGCCGATACCGATCTTGGGAAAATATCGGTACGCTCTCCTGTCGGACGCTCGCTTATCGGAAAAACCGTTGGAGATAAAGTGCACATCACGGTACCCAAAGGCGAGCTGCATTTCGAGATTCTCGATATTTTCGTGAAGTAA
- a CDS encoding BCD family MFS transporter, whose amino-acid sequence MKTLNLIRLSLFQMGFGIMLGFLHDTLNRVMTTDLGISSTIVFGLISLKELLAIFGVKVWAGNMSDRSHIFGLRRTPYILLGLLSCVFSFIFAPAAAYEVSVAGKSFSDLLVAVITDIGLLKLAVIFLVFGFGLQVATTAYYALLADTVGEEHIGKVTGASWTLMVLTTIVSTRIVGSFLDVYTPERLITVAEVGGFVALCIGLFAVLGVEKRNVQSKEGKSKHSISFSQSIRLLSSSPRTLQFAFYIFISIFALFANEIVMDPFGGDVFGMPVGTTTKLFRPTMGGTQLIFMLIVGFLLNRIGQKRGAHIGNFFGIIGFSMLIAAGFMRDEQFLRIALVVTGIGLGAASVSNISMMMTMTAGRSGIYIGLWGTAQSLAIFLGHFGAGIIRDVVYHFSGTYVWAYAAIFMMEIIAFSISSLVLPHISKEAFEAESELKIAELQTAGEA is encoded by the coding sequence ATGAAGACATTGAACCTTATCCGCCTTTCGCTTTTCCAGATGGGTTTCGGTATCATGCTCGGTTTTCTGCACGATACCCTCAACCGGGTGATGACTACGGATCTCGGGATATCTTCAACCATTGTGTTCGGTCTCATCAGTCTCAAGGAGCTGCTTGCAATTTTCGGCGTGAAGGTTTGGGCCGGCAATATGTCGGATCGCTCGCATATTTTCGGGCTGAGGCGCACGCCATATATCCTTCTTGGCCTGTTGAGCTGCGTGTTCTCATTCATATTTGCGCCTGCTGCCGCCTATGAGGTGAGTGTTGCAGGTAAAAGCTTTTCCGATCTGCTCGTTGCGGTCATAACAGATATCGGGCTTCTGAAGCTTGCCGTTATTTTCCTGGTTTTCGGGTTTGGTCTTCAGGTTGCCACCACAGCCTACTACGCTCTGCTTGCCGATACGGTGGGAGAGGAGCATATCGGCAAGGTTACCGGGGCGAGCTGGACGCTGATGGTGCTTACCACAATCGTTTCCACTCGAATTGTCGGTTCCTTTCTCGACGTCTATACGCCCGAACGTCTCATTACCGTTGCCGAGGTTGGAGGTTTTGTCGCTCTCTGCATCGGCCTGTTTGCGGTGCTGGGTGTTGAAAAGCGCAACGTTCAATCAAAAGAAGGAAAGAGCAAGCACTCCATCAGTTTTTCCCAGTCGATCCGCCTGCTCTCCTCTTCGCCGAGAACCCTGCAGTTTGCCTTCTATATTTTTATATCCATTTTTGCGCTTTTTGCCAATGAGATCGTTATGGATCCTTTTGGTGGCGATGTATTCGGCATGCCGGTCGGAACAACTACCAAGCTGTTCCGACCGACAATGGGCGGTACGCAGCTGATTTTCATGCTGATCGTGGGATTTCTGCTCAACAGGATCGGTCAGAAGCGTGGCGCGCATATAGGCAATTTTTTCGGGATTATCGGCTTCAGCATGCTGATTGCAGCCGGTTTCATGCGCGATGAACAGTTTCTGCGCATTGCTCTGGTGGTTACCGGTATCGGTCTTGGCGCGGCAAGTGTTTCGAATATCTCCATGATGATGACCATGACGGCAGGACGGAGCGGTATCTATATCGGTCTTTGGGGAACCGCCCAAAGCCTTGCGATTTTTCTCGGACATTTCGGCGCCGGTATAATCCGCGACGTGGTTTACCATTTTTCGGGAACCTATGTTTGGGCCTATGCTGCGATATTCATGATGGAAATCATCGCTTTTTCCATTTCAAGCCTTGTTTTGCCTCATATTTCAAAAGAGGCGTTCGAAGCTGAGAGTGAATTGAAAATTGCTGAACTGCAGACCGCAGGGGAGGCCTGA
- the trpE gene encoding anthranilate synthase component I yields MSIPLRSPSFLLKPLVREVHADTETPVSVYLKLQRPYSCLLESVEGEEHLARFSYIAIDPVAVLKGTVGGAVSLEVFNEQFGSLRKIVNEEKDLRKIIDLSLQQFDTDEIQGRKNGTDQMITSGVFGYFSYDAMHLVEKIPAALLPDPAGMDDIVLLFCDTLVVFDNIMRKVFIIANYLDESGVARAEDKIDAIAGHMLRPLGSEEVLLKSEKPEEVVSNTTREEYLAKVDQAKEYILMGDIFQVQISQRLRRPLHTRPFDVYRMLRTINPSPYLYYFDLGEAKIVGSSPELLVKVHHDPNGRRMVDTRPIAGTRKRGATFEEDELIAAELLSDEKECAEHLMLIDLSRNDIGRIAKVGTVDTNEMMIIEKYSHVMHIVSNVRGELRDDLGTMDAFWSCFPAGTLTGAPKVRAMEIIYELEHEKRGLYGGAVGFLDFKGNLTTAIAIRTMVVENGTIYFQAAGGIVADSKPESEYEETMSKMRAGLTAVENIEALP; encoded by the coding sequence ATGTCTATACCGTTGAGGAGCCCTTCGTTTCTTCTGAAGCCGCTCGTAAGAGAGGTTCATGCCGATACGGAGACCCCTGTGTCAGTCTATCTCAAACTGCAGCGCCCCTATTCCTGTCTTCTTGAATCCGTTGAGGGCGAAGAGCATCTTGCACGGTTTTCCTATATCGCCATTGATCCCGTAGCTGTTCTGAAAGGTACCGTCGGAGGAGCGGTATCCCTTGAGGTTTTCAATGAACAGTTCGGTTCACTCAGGAAGATTGTCAATGAAGAGAAAGATTTAAGGAAGATTATCGATTTATCTCTGCAGCAGTTTGACACCGATGAAATTCAGGGCAGAAAAAACGGAACGGACCAGATGATAACCTCAGGTGTGTTCGGTTATTTCAGTTACGATGCCATGCATCTTGTTGAAAAAATACCTGCTGCGCTTCTGCCCGATCCGGCAGGCATGGATGATATCGTGCTGCTTTTCTGCGATACGCTTGTTGTGTTCGACAACATCATGCGAAAGGTCTTTATTATTGCTAATTATCTCGATGAGAGCGGTGTTGCCCGGGCTGAAGACAAAATTGATGCTATCGCCGGTCATATGCTGCGTCCGCTTGGCTCCGAGGAGGTGCTGCTGAAATCAGAAAAGCCGGAAGAGGTGGTTTCCAATACCACAAGAGAGGAATATCTGGCAAAGGTGGATCAGGCGAAGGAGTATATTCTTATGGGGGATATTTTTCAGGTGCAGATATCCCAGCGCCTGCGCCGTCCCCTTCATACCCGGCCGTTCGATGTATACAGGATGTTGCGGACCATCAACCCTTCGCCCTATCTCTACTATTTCGATCTGGGAGAAGCGAAAATCGTTGGTTCTTCTCCCGAACTGCTCGTAAAGGTTCATCATGACCCGAATGGACGGCGGATGGTAGATACCAGGCCTATTGCCGGAACCAGAAAGCGAGGAGCCACCTTTGAGGAGGACGAACTCATTGCAGCGGAACTGCTCTCCGATGAAAAGGAGTGCGCTGAACATCTCATGCTGATCGATCTGAGCCGGAACGATATCGGACGCATTGCCAAGGTCGGAACGGTCGATACCAATGAGATGATGATCATTGAAAAGTACTCGCACGTCATGCACATCGTCAGTAACGTACGAGGTGAGCTCAGGGACGATCTCGGTACCATGGATGCTTTCTGGTCATGTTTTCCGGCAGGTACACTGACCGGCGCACCAAAAGTGCGTGCCATGGAGATTATCTATGAGCTTGAACACGAGAAGCGCGGATTGTATGGTGGTGCGGTTGGTTTTCTTGACTTCAAGGGAAACCTTACGACTGCGATTGCAATACGTACGATGGTTGTGGAGAACGGGACGATCTATTTTCAGGCTGCTGGCGGGATTGTTGCCGACTCAAAACCGGAAAGTGAATATGAAGAGACGATGAGCAAGATGAGAGCCGGTTTGACTGCTGTTGAGAATATTGAAGCTTTGCCGTAA
- a CDS encoding LSm family protein codes for MGKRQIIYRPAQIGGNQTLLNREINLVTKEQRVWHGVVTSVSSSGIELKDARKGKHTFSLEQIDKIYGEVKTDY; via the coding sequence ATGGGTAAACGTCAAATCATCTACCGTCCGGCCCAGATCGGCGGTAATCAAACTCTTTTGAACCGGGAAATCAATCTTGTCACCAAAGAGCAGCGCGTATGGCATGGGGTGGTCACCTCTGTCAGCAGCAGCGGGATTGAATTGAAGGATGCCCGGAAAGGCAAACACACCTTCAGCCTTGAACAGATCGACAAGATCTATGGCGAGGTAAAAACAGATTATTAA
- the lepB gene encoding signal peptidase I produces the protein MKKHSREWFDALVIAAIFATILRIFVVESYRIPTGSMEQTLLAGDFLFVNKYVYGAKVPFTDFRLPAADTVDRGDIIVFKFPKDRSLNYIKRCVAISGDLLEIRDRQLFVNGKSVALPEHAQFIGQKMPPGAADFQIFPRFSTFNKDNYGPLRIPAKGDVVELNARTYQLYGALIADEGHDISISGDQVYIDGVPKRQYTVEDNYYFAMGDNRDNSLDSRYWGFLPERDILGEAMLVYWSWDPDRSLFLDPAGKLSSIRWQRTGMTVH, from the coding sequence GTGAAAAAACATTCGAGAGAGTGGTTTGACGCTCTCGTTATTGCTGCAATTTTTGCAACAATCCTCAGGATTTTTGTCGTAGAATCCTATCGGATTCCTACCGGGTCAATGGAACAGACGCTGCTTGCCGGTGATTTTCTGTTCGTCAACAAGTACGTTTATGGTGCAAAAGTGCCGTTTACCGATTTCAGGCTTCCGGCCGCAGATACCGTAGACCGGGGAGATATTATTGTATTCAAATTTCCCAAAGACCGTTCGTTGAACTATATCAAACGATGCGTCGCTATCAGCGGAGATTTGCTCGAAATCAGAGATCGTCAACTTTTTGTGAATGGCAAGTCAGTGGCGCTGCCTGAGCATGCGCAGTTTATCGGCCAGAAAATGCCTCCCGGAGCTGCTGATTTTCAGATTTTCCCGAGATTTTCAACCTTTAACAAAGATAATTACGGCCCTTTGCGTATTCCTGCAAAAGGTGATGTGGTGGAGCTCAATGCCCGAACCTATCAGTTGTACGGTGCTCTCATCGCAGACGAGGGGCATGATATTTCGATTTCAGGAGATCAGGTTTACATCGACGGCGTTCCGAAAAGGCAGTATACCGTAGAGGATAACTACTATTTTGCCATGGGAGACAACCGCGACAATAGCCTTGACAGTCGGTACTGGGGGTTTCTGCCTGAGCGTGATATACTTGGAGAGGCGATGTTGGTCTACTGGTCATGGGATCCTGACCGCAGCCTGTTTCTTGATCCTGCCGGAAAACTGTCATCGATCAGATGGCAGCGAACAGGTATGACGGTTCATTGA
- a CDS encoding DegQ family serine endoprotease, translating to MNKRKKKLKYLLLLLVGIAVGSVVFANVEFSFPGRNAGLNLSNKPNYANAKNNFENYPIQTLRDFNEAFVKIAESATPSVVTIFTEKTVNRRVISPFEFFGRSPFDDFFGSPKGGSQNGRKEVQRGLGSGVIVTSDGYILTNNHVVDKADAIYIRTSDNRKIEAKIIGTDPKTDLAVIKVNVRGLKPIMIGDSDRLRVGEWVIAIGSPLGESLARTVTQGIVSAIGRSNVGLADYEDFIQTDAAINPGNSGGPLVNINGELVGINTAIASRTGGFEGIGFAVPSNMAQKVLNSLITTGKVTRGYLGVSIQDIDENIAKGLQLQSASGVLVGTVVAGSPAAKSGIRTGDVILDFNDRKSTSSVDLRNEIAVMSPGSVVKIRILRDGEVKVFSVRLEEQPDQASVSAAPAQQNPEVLGFRSQELTPQLAQQFQLQQGAGKVLVTDVDQSSNAFRAGLRAGDVIVAVNKQAISSYAQYAALLQKVKGGDLVFLLIDRRGSKVYFAFNV from the coding sequence ATGAACAAGAGAAAAAAAAAATTGAAATACCTGCTGCTGCTCCTTGTGGGAATAGCTGTGGGCAGCGTTGTTTTTGCCAATGTCGAGTTTAGTTTTCCCGGTCGGAATGCGGGTTTGAATCTCAGTAACAAACCAAATTACGCCAATGCGAAAAATAACTTTGAGAATTACCCGATACAGACACTTCGAGATTTCAACGAAGCGTTCGTAAAAATTGCAGAATCGGCAACACCTTCGGTGGTGACCATTTTTACCGAAAAGACCGTGAATAGAAGGGTTATCAGTCCGTTCGAGTTTTTCGGACGCAGCCCTTTTGATGATTTTTTTGGTTCGCCGAAGGGGGGGAGCCAGAATGGACGCAAGGAGGTGCAGCGCGGTCTCGGTTCGGGTGTGATTGTGACGTCGGACGGATATATCCTTACCAACAATCATGTCGTAGATAAGGCAGATGCCATCTATATCCGCACATCCGACAACAGAAAAATAGAGGCTAAAATCATCGGTACGGATCCTAAAACCGATCTTGCCGTGATCAAGGTGAACGTAAGAGGGCTTAAACCCATCATGATAGGGGACAGCGACCGGCTTCGTGTTGGCGAGTGGGTTATCGCTATCGGCAGTCCTCTCGGAGAGAGCCTCGCCAGAACCGTTACCCAGGGCATTGTCAGCGCTATCGGACGTTCCAATGTCGGCCTTGCCGATTACGAGGATTTTATCCAGACCGATGCAGCGATCAATCCGGGCAACTCGGGAGGCCCGCTGGTCAATATCAACGGTGAATTGGTAGGCATCAATACCGCAATTGCGAGCCGTACCGGGGGGTTTGAAGGTATTGGTTTTGCGGTTCCTTCAAATATGGCACAGAAAGTACTGAATTCACTCATTACGACGGGAAAGGTTACCCGGGGCTATCTTGGTGTGAGTATTCAGGACATTGACGAGAATATTGCAAAAGGTCTCCAGCTTCAGAGCGCATCCGGGGTGCTTGTCGGTACCGTTGTGGCCGGCAGTCCAGCTGCAAAATCAGGAATCAGAACAGGTGATGTCATTCTTGATTTCAACGACAGGAAATCTACATCGAGTGTTGATCTTCGCAATGAGATTGCCGTGATGTCTCCGGGGTCCGTGGTTAAAATAAGGATTCTCAGAGACGGAGAGGTAAAAGTTTTCAGTGTCCGTCTTGAAGAACAGCCGGATCAGGCTTCTGTTTCTGCTGCACCTGCACAGCAGAACCCCGAAGTGCTTGGTTTCAGGTCACAGGAGCTGACGCCTCAGCTCGCTCAGCAATTTCAGTTGCAGCAGGGTGCCGGAAAAGTGCTTGTCACCGATGTCGACCAGTCAAGCAATGCATTTCGTGCCGGTCTTCGTGCCGGTGACGTTATTGTAGCGGTCAACAAGCAGGCGATAAGTTCATATGCACAGTACGCAGCGCTTCTGCAAAAAGTGAAAGGCGGCGATCTTGTGTTTCTGCTTATCGACCGGCGAGGCAGTAAGGTCTATTTTGCCTTTAATGTATAA
- the thiC gene encoding phosphomethylpyrimidine synthase ThiC, with amino-acid sequence MNTFSDNIFCPEHRMYGNASKKTHTKGCIHPIEVGMRTLSLTKTYTCRGIEFSSIPLYDTSGPYSDPSVIINPEKGLNPLRDKWKFNSENTEPVSEQGNETAAARVPLRAKKGCSVTQLAFARKGIITPEMEYVAIRENQQLEEWIASFPIGGKTAEPFTAEFVRQEVAAGRAIIPANINHPELEPMIIGRNFRVKINANIGNSAMGSSIEEEVEKAVWACRWGADTVMDLSTGTNIHQTREWILRNSPVPIGTVPMYQALEKAGGVAENLTWELYRDTLVEQAEQGVDYFTIHAGILQEHLPAAGRRMTGIVSRGGAIMAKWCKTNNRENFLYTHFDEICEILRSYDIAISLGDALRPGCIADANDEAQFGELKVLGELTLLAWEHDVQVMIEGPGHVPLNLVEENMRKQLELCHGAPFYTLGPLITDIAAGYDHINSAIGGTLIAAYGCSMLCYVTPKEHLGLPDKNDVREGVVVHKVAAHAADIAKGNPTAWLQDELMSRARYAFAWEDQFNLSLDPVKARVLYAESRAASGQTDGNPDFCTMCGPDFCSMKRSQEK; translated from the coding sequence ATGAACACCTTTTCGGACAATATCTTCTGCCCTGAGCACCGCATGTACGGCAACGCTTCGAAAAAAACCCACACAAAGGGATGCATCCACCCCATAGAAGTCGGCATGAGAACCCTCAGCCTCACGAAAACCTACACCTGCAGGGGAATCGAATTTTCATCGATCCCGCTCTACGACACAAGCGGACCCTATTCCGACCCATCCGTAATAATAAATCCTGAAAAAGGACTGAATCCGCTTCGCGACAAGTGGAAGTTCAACAGCGAAAACACGGAACCTGTTTCTGAACAAGGCAATGAAACTGCAGCTGCCAGAGTGCCGCTTCGGGCAAAAAAAGGGTGCTCCGTCACGCAGCTCGCCTTTGCGCGCAAGGGAATCATCACTCCCGAAATGGAGTATGTGGCTATTCGCGAAAACCAGCAGCTCGAAGAATGGATCGCATCATTCCCGATCGGCGGAAAAACCGCAGAACCCTTCACCGCAGAATTCGTACGGCAGGAAGTTGCGGCCGGCAGGGCCATCATTCCTGCCAACATTAACCACCCCGAACTTGAGCCGATGATTATCGGAAGAAATTTCAGGGTAAAGATCAATGCGAACATCGGCAACTCCGCCATGGGGTCCTCTATCGAAGAAGAGGTCGAAAAAGCCGTATGGGCATGCCGCTGGGGCGCCGATACCGTGATGGACCTCAGTACAGGAACCAACATCCACCAGACCAGGGAGTGGATACTGCGTAACTCACCCGTTCCTATCGGCACGGTTCCAATGTACCAGGCGCTTGAAAAAGCCGGAGGCGTTGCAGAAAACCTCACCTGGGAACTCTACCGCGATACGCTCGTCGAACAGGCGGAACAGGGAGTCGATTACTTCACCATCCATGCCGGTATTCTGCAGGAGCATTTGCCGGCCGCGGGCCGGCGCATGACCGGTATCGTGTCGCGAGGAGGTGCAATCATGGCCAAATGGTGCAAAACCAATAACCGGGAAAATTTCCTGTACACCCATTTCGACGAGATCTGCGAAATCTTGAGAAGCTACGACATCGCCATTTCGCTCGGCGACGCTTTGCGACCCGGCTGTATTGCAGACGCAAACGACGAGGCTCAGTTCGGTGAACTGAAAGTGCTCGGCGAACTGACCCTCCTGGCATGGGAGCACGACGTGCAGGTAATGATCGAGGGACCGGGCCATGTACCTCTCAATCTCGTGGAAGAGAACATGCGGAAACAGCTCGAACTTTGCCACGGAGCCCCGTTCTACACGCTCGGTCCGCTTATTACCGATATTGCTGCCGGTTACGACCACATCAATTCTGCTATCGGCGGCACACTGATTGCCGCATACGGCTGTTCCATGCTCTGCTATGTCACCCCGAAAGAGCATCTCGGCCTGCCAGACAAGAACGACGTGAGAGAAGGCGTTGTGGTACACAAAGTAGCCGCACACGCTGCCGATATTGCGAAAGGAAACCCGACCGCATGGCTGCAGGACGAACTGATGAGTCGCGCCCGATACGCATTTGCCTGGGAGGATCAGTTCAATCTTTCGCTCGATCCCGTAAAAGCCAGGGTGCTGTACGCCGAAAGCAGGGCCGCAAGCGGACAGACCGACGGGAATCCGGACTTCTGTACCATGTGCGGCCCGGATTTCTGCTCCATGAAACGCTCGCAGGAAAAGTGA